One candidate division TA06 bacterium B3_TA06 genomic region harbors:
- a CDS encoding transcriptional regulator yields the protein MVEERFYTITQVSRMTVIKPHVLRYWEKEFRWLRPRKNSAGRRIYSEHDIELIRLIERLLYKEGYSIAGARRRVGKLLALSNQLQLPLSEVQTDPLERFKQELKEVLKMLGRK from the coding sequence ATGGTAGAAGAGCGTTTCTACACAATTACTCAGGTCTCGCGCATGACAGTGATCAAGCCGCACGTGCTGCGATACTGGGAGAAGGAGTTTCGCTGGCTGCGGCCACGAAAGAACTCGGCAGGACGCCGCATCTACTCCGAGCATGACATCGAACTCATAAGGCTAATTGAGAGGCTCCTGTACAAGGAAGGCTACTCTATAGCGGGCGCGCGCAGGCGGGTAGGGAAGCTTCTTGCGCTTTCTAACCAACTTCAACTGCCGCTCTCCGAGGTTCAAACCGATCCCTTGGAAAGGTTCAAGCAGGAACTTAAAGAGGTCCTTAAGATGCTGGGGCGCAAGTGA